One Nitrospira sp. genomic region harbors:
- a CDS encoding GIY-YIG nuclease family protein, producing MYILECSDGSFYTGSTTNLRTRLQQHNDQEGARHTAARSPVKLIYYETFDRIDEAFAGEKQVQGWSRAKKIALIAGNNHRLPRLSQSRSVPGTWGADTSVDEPVEAFGEYPPDFFDFIVIDECHRGGANDESNWRDILNYFAPAVQLGLTATPKRKDNVDTYAYFGEPVYIYSLKDGINDGFLTPFKVKQITTTLDDYVYTPDDKLIEGEIESGKRYTELDFNRIIEIKEREAHRVKLFMDLIIQQEKTLVFCAIQDHALAVRDLINQMKSVADPNYCQRVTANDGELGEQHLRDFQDNEKTIPTILTTSQKLSTGVDARNIRNIVLMRPINSMIEFKQIIGRGTRLYDGKDYFTIYDFVKAHHHFSDPEWDGEPLEPEPKPAPFPPRPDLLPDRVREKPAEYAKRQKIIVKLADGKARTIQHMMVTSFWHPDGTPMSAQQFMELLFGKLPEFFKDEAELRALWSLPDTRAKLLERLAEKGFGKQQMAEMQKIIDAEKSDLFDVLAHVAYALPPLSREHRASKAKVEISHHFNNKQQVFLDFVLSHYVTVGVEELEQEKLTPLLRLKYHNSIADAVADLGKPEEIGQVFAGFQKYLYQPQIQARI from the coding sequence ATGTATATCCTCGAATGCTCAGATGGGAGCTTTTATACGGGGAGCACTACAAACCTGCGAACTCGCCTGCAGCAACATAATGATCAAGAAGGCGCAAGGCACACGGCAGCACGCAGCCCTGTAAAACTCATCTATTACGAGACCTTCGACCGCATTGACGAGGCATTTGCCGGGGAAAAACAGGTGCAAGGCTGGAGCCGGGCAAAGAAAATTGCCTTGATCGCCGGAAACAATCATCGGTTGCCACGTTTATCACAAAGCAGATCTGTCCCTGGCACCTGGGGCGCTGATACCTCGGTCGATGAGCCTGTCGAAGCGTTCGGCGAGTACCCGCCGGACTTTTTCGACTTCATCGTCATCGATGAGTGCCATCGCGGCGGGGCCAATGATGAAAGCAACTGGCGGGACATCCTCAACTACTTTGCCCCGGCGGTACAACTCGGCCTGACTGCCACCCCCAAACGCAAAGACAACGTGGATACCTATGCCTATTTCGGGGAGCCGGTCTATATCTACTCGCTGAAAGACGGTATCAACGACGGGTTTCTCACACCCTTCAAGGTGAAGCAAATTACCACGACGCTCGACGACTATGTCTATACGCCCGATGACAAGTTGATCGAAGGGGAGATCGAATCCGGCAAGCGTTATACCGAGCTGGACTTTAACAGGATCATCGAGATCAAGGAACGCGAAGCGCACCGGGTAAAGCTCTTCATGGACCTGATCATTCAGCAAGAGAAGACGCTGGTCTTCTGCGCCATCCAGGACCATGCACTCGCAGTGCGTGATCTGATCAACCAAATGAAGTCAGTCGCCGACCCGAACTATTGCCAACGGGTGACGGCCAACGACGGGGAACTCGGCGAGCAACATCTCCGGGACTTTCAGGACAACGAGAAGACCATTCCGACGATCCTGACGACATCACAGAAGCTTTCCACCGGCGTGGATGCCCGGAACATTCGGAATATCGTGTTGATGCGCCCGATCAACTCCATGATCGAGTTCAAACAGATCATCGGGCGCGGTACCAGGCTCTATGACGGCAAGGACTACTTCACGATCTACGACTTCGTGAAGGCACACCACCATTTTAGTGATCCGGAGTGGGACGGGGAGCCGCTGGAGCCGGAACCGAAGCCTGCCCCTTTCCCGCCGCGACCGGATCTCCTGCCCGACAGGGTGCGCGAAAAGCCTGCCGAATACGCCAAACGACAAAAGATCATAGTGAAGTTGGCCGATGGCAAGGCGAGGACGATTCAGCACATGATGGTCACGTCCTTCTGGCACCCTGACGGCACGCCGATGTCGGCCCAGCAATTTATGGAACTGCTCTTCGGCAAGCTGCCTGAGTTTTTCAAAGACGAAGCGGAACTGCGCGCCTTGTGGAGCCTGCCGGACACGCGAGCCAAACTCCTGGAGCGGTTGGCCGAGAAAGGTTTCGGCAAGCAGCAGATGGCGGAGATGCAGAAGATTATCGACGCCGAAAAAAGCGACCTCTTCGATGTGCTGGCGCACGTGGCCTATGCGCTGCCGCCGCTGAGTCGCGAACATCGGGCTTCGAAGGCCAAAGTTGAAATCAGTCATCACTTCAACAACAAGCAGCAGGTGTTCCTCGACTTCGTGCTGTCGCATTATGTCACGGTCGGTGTGGAGGAACTCGAACAGGAGAAGCTGACTCCGCTGCTGCGCCTCAAGTACCACAACTCCATCGCCGACGCCGTGGCTGACCTGGGAAAGCCGGAAGAGATCGGGCAGGTATTCGCTGGGTTCCAGAAATACTTATATCAGCCTCAGATCCAGGCGAGGATATAG
- a CDS encoding virulence protein RhuM/Fic/DOC family protein has protein sequence MEDLQTNLVIFQEADRPVEVRLDVQGDTVWLTQRQMSTLFDTTPENVLMHLKNIFQDKELGEVATAKDFLAVQNEGNRRVQRTLKHYNLDAVISVGYRVNSKRAVLFRQWATRILREHLTQGYTLNRQRFEANARELEAALQLVRKAARSPELQADMGRGLVDIVTRYAQTFVLLQRYDEGLLTEPPTTAGGTLPTLDDARAALAGLKADLIARGEASMLFAQERQEAFEALLGNLDQSVFGEPAYPSVEAKAAHLLYFVIKNHPFADGNKRSGAFLFVDFLNRNGRLLDRTGQPVINDIGLAALALLVAESDPAHKDTMIRLIMNMLAQGA, from the coding sequence ATGGAAGATTTGCAGACGAACCTCGTGATTTTTCAGGAAGCCGATCGGCCGGTTGAGGTACGGTTAGATGTCCAGGGGGATACGGTCTGGTTGACGCAACGTCAGATGAGTACCCTGTTTGACACCACACCTGAAAACGTCTTAATGCACCTTAAAAACATCTTCCAGGACAAGGAGTTAGGAGAAGTGGCAACTGCTAAGGATTTCTTAGCAGTTCAAAACGAAGGCAACCGGCGAGTGCAACGGACCCTCAAGCACTACAATCTGGATGCCGTGATCTCAGTAGGGTATCGCGTCAATTCCAAACGAGCGGTGCTGTTCCGCCAATGGGCCACCCGCATCCTGCGCGAGCACCTCACCCAAGGCTATACCCTCAATCGCCAGCGATTCGAGGCCAACGCCCGCGAACTGGAAGCGGCCCTCCAACTGGTGCGCAAGGCCGCGCGCAGCCCTGAGCTTCAAGCGGATATGGGACGCGGGCTGGTGGATATCGTCACCCGCTATGCGCAGACCTTTGTGCTGCTGCAGCGCTACGACGAAGGGCTACTGACCGAACCCCCAACGACAGCAGGGGGAACACTTCCCACGTTAGATGACGCTCGTGCGGCGCTGGCCGGACTCAAGGCCGACCTGATCGCCCGCGGGGAAGCGTCCATGCTTTTTGCGCAGGAACGGCAAGAGGCCTTTGAGGCGTTGTTGGGGAATCTGGATCAGAGCGTGTTCGGCGAGCCTGCTTACCCAAGCGTGGAGGCCAAGGCCGCGCATCTATTGTATTTCGTCATCAAGAACCACCCGTTCGCCGACGGCAACAAACGGAGCGGTGCCTTTCTATTCGTCGATTTCCTGAATCGCAATGGCCGCCTGCTGGATCGCACCGGGCAACCGGTCATCAACGATATTGGCTTGGCGGCGCTGGCCCTATTGGTGGCGGAGTCAGATCCCGCGCACAAAGACACGATGATCCGTCTGATCATGAATATGCTGGCCCAGGGAGCCTGA
- a CDS encoding restriction endonuclease subunit S: MKGGWQMKTLDQIALNLDSKRIPITKSARVSGKYPYYGASGIVDYVTDYIFEGDTLLVSEDGANLLARSTPIAFPASGKYWVNNHAHILKFDDMTTQRFVELYLDSIPLDEYVTGAAQPKLNQQALNSIPIPLPSLSEQQRIVGILDEAFEGIAIAKANAEKNLHNARALFESHLQSVFTQRGNGWVEKKLRDVCAITSVLVDPRKKEFLDLIHVGAGNIESQTGVFIDLKTARKEALISGKFIFDEKMVLYSKIRPYLMKVARPDFRGLCSADMYPLAPIPDQITRDYLFHLLLNKDFTDYAIQGSARAGMPKVNREHLFEFKFWLPDLKTQKQLADDLDSLAAETQRLSSIYQQKLAALDELKKSLLHQAFSGEL, encoded by the coding sequence ATGAAGGGCGGCTGGCAAATGAAGACTCTGGACCAGATCGCATTAAATCTGGACAGCAAGCGCATACCCATCACTAAGTCCGCTCGCGTTAGCGGTAAGTATCCCTACTATGGCGCATCCGGGATCGTAGATTATGTGACGGATTATATCTTTGAAGGCGATACGTTGCTTGTGTCGGAGGATGGCGCAAATTTGCTTGCGCGGTCGACGCCCATTGCGTTTCCGGCATCAGGAAAATACTGGGTCAATAATCACGCCCATATACTGAAATTCGACGACATGACAACCCAGCGATTCGTTGAGCTCTACCTGGACAGCATTCCGCTCGATGAATACGTGACAGGGGCGGCGCAACCAAAGTTGAATCAGCAGGCGCTGAACTCAATTCCAATACCGCTCCCCTCGCTCTCCGAACAGCAGCGGATCGTCGGCATTCTCGACGAAGCGTTTGAGGGCATCGCCATCGCCAAAGCCAACGCCGAAAAGAACCTCCACAACGCCCGCGCCCTCTTCGAAAGCCATCTGCAATCCGTCTTCACTCAGCGGGGGAATGGGTGGGTGGAGAAGAAGCTGCGCGACGTTTGCGCAATAACGTCGGTGCTCGTTGATCCTCGGAAAAAGGAGTTCCTCGATCTGATCCACGTCGGTGCAGGAAACATCGAATCACAGACCGGAGTGTTCATTGACCTCAAGACCGCTCGGAAAGAAGCGCTCATATCCGGTAAATTTATCTTCGATGAAAAAATGGTGCTCTACAGCAAAATTCGTCCTTACCTCATGAAGGTGGCACGGCCTGATTTTAGAGGCCTTTGTAGTGCTGATATGTATCCGCTCGCGCCCATTCCGGATCAAATTACTCGCGACTACCTCTTTCATCTTCTTCTGAACAAAGATTTCACTGACTACGCGATTCAAGGCTCGGCTCGTGCTGGAATGCCGAAGGTGAATCGGGAGCATCTCTTCGAGTTTAAGTTCTGGCTTCCCGATTTGAAGACGCAGAAGCAACTTGCGGATGACCTGGACTCTCTCGCCGCCGAAACCCAACGCCTCTCATCCATCTATCAACAAAAGCTCGCTGCGCTGGATGAGTTGAAGAAGTCGCTGCTGCATCAGGCCTTCAGCGGAGAGCTCTGA
- a CDS encoding N-6 DNA methylase: MFEQAFRNIDDVLRKEAGCTTELDYTEQTSWLLFLKYLDGLEQDRADEAKLEGKRYSFILDKDYRWESWAAPTLRQSSGTGRVIDHNKAMTGSDLSEFVTLKLFPYLHSFKQKASGPNTIEYKIGEIFGEIKNRIRSGYNLREIIDHIDELRFRSQSEKHELSHLYEAKIKNMGNAGRNGGEYYTPRPLIRAMVQVVKPKIGERIYDGACGSAGFLCEAFDYLKGKGNLTTKDLTTLQTRTFYGKEKKSLAYVMAIMNMILHGIEAPNIIHTNTLTENLADIQEKDRYDIVLANPPFGGKERKEVQQNFPIRTGETAFLFLQHFIKMLKAGGRGGVVIKNTFLSNTDNASVSLRKLLLESCNLHTVLDCPGGTFQGAGVKTVVLFFEKGAPTRKVWYYQLDPGRSLGKTNPLNDDDLKEFIKLQKTSAESPKSWAVDAKTIDQTTFDLSVKNPNGGEVVTHRSPQEIMDEIAALDAESAEVLGAIKALI, encoded by the coding sequence ATGTTCGAACAAGCCTTTAGAAATATCGACGACGTACTCAGAAAGGAAGCCGGTTGTACCACCGAGCTGGACTATACCGAACAGACCTCCTGGCTGTTGTTCCTCAAGTACCTCGATGGGCTGGAGCAGGACAGGGCAGACGAAGCCAAGCTGGAGGGCAAGCGTTACAGCTTCATCCTGGACAAAGACTACCGGTGGGAAAGCTGGGCCGCGCCAACCCTTCGACAGAGCTCAGGGACCGGGCGAGTGATCGATCACAATAAGGCCATGACCGGCAGTGATCTCAGCGAGTTCGTCACCCTGAAACTCTTTCCCTATCTGCACAGTTTCAAGCAGAAGGCCAGCGGGCCGAATACCATCGAATACAAAATCGGGGAAATCTTCGGCGAGATCAAGAACAGGATTCGAAGCGGGTACAACCTGCGTGAGATCATCGACCACATCGACGAACTGCGCTTCCGTTCCCAGTCCGAGAAGCACGAGCTCTCGCACCTCTATGAAGCCAAGATCAAGAACATGGGCAATGCCGGGCGCAACGGCGGCGAGTATTACACCCCGCGTCCGCTCATTCGCGCCATGGTGCAGGTGGTCAAGCCCAAGATCGGCGAGAGGATTTACGACGGGGCCTGCGGGTCGGCGGGGTTCTTGTGTGAAGCCTTCGATTATCTGAAGGGCAAGGGCAACCTCACGACGAAAGACCTTACCACGCTTCAGACCCGCACCTTCTACGGCAAAGAAAAGAAGTCGCTCGCCTATGTCATGGCGATCATGAACATGATCCTGCATGGCATCGAGGCGCCGAATATCATCCATACCAACACGCTCACCGAAAACCTCGCCGACATTCAGGAGAAGGACCGCTACGACATCGTGCTGGCCAATCCACCTTTCGGCGGCAAAGAGCGGAAGGAAGTGCAGCAGAACTTTCCTATCCGCACCGGCGAGACGGCGTTCCTGTTTCTCCAACACTTCATCAAGATGCTCAAGGCGGGCGGGCGCGGAGGCGTGGTCATCAAGAACACCTTCCTGTCTAATACCGACAACGCTTCCGTGAGCCTGCGCAAACTGCTACTGGAAAGCTGCAACCTACATACGGTGCTCGATTGCCCCGGCGGCACGTTCCAAGGCGCAGGCGTGAAGACCGTGGTCTTATTCTTCGAGAAGGGCGCGCCGACGAGGAAGGTCTGGTACTACCAGCTCGATCCGGGCCGCAGCCTCGGCAAGACCAACCCGCTGAATGACGACGATCTCAAGGAATTCATCAAGCTTCAAAAGACATCAGCCGAATCGCCGAAGTCCTGGGCGGTAGATGCCAAAACCATCGATCAAACGACCTTTGATCTCTCCGTGAAGAATCCGAACGGTGGCGAGGTGGTGACGCACCGCAGCCCGCAGGAGATCATGGACGAAATCGCCGCGCTTGATGCGGAGAGCGCGGAGGTGTTGGGGGCCATCAAGGCGTTGATATGA
- a CDS encoding XRE family transcriptional regulator has product MATAKTGKRVTVRSAEDLGRALGLSVADTAEMEFRSDLTVSLVSIIEAGSLTHAEIAKRAGTSRTRVTAIANGNTGGVSTDVLIRVLAATGHRAEVRVKKTAA; this is encoded by the coding sequence ATGGCGACAGCTAAAACAGGCAAGCGGGTGACTGTTCGATCCGCAGAGGACCTCGGCCGCGCATTGGGCCTCTCAGTGGCCGATACGGCCGAGATGGAGTTTCGATCCGACCTCACCGTCTCCCTTGTCAGCATTATCGAGGCCGGGTCGCTCACGCATGCGGAAATCGCAAAGCGCGCGGGGACGTCGCGGACCCGTGTCACGGCTATTGCGAATGGGAATACCGGAGGAGTGTCGACCGATGTGCTCATCCGCGTTCTGGCGGCCACCGGGCATCGGGCGGAGGTTCGGGTTAAGAAAACGGCGGCGTAA
- a CDS encoding type II toxin-antitoxin system RelE/ParE family toxin, whose amino-acid sequence MKSIVFHPKALEYIRDEDPAIRREIGEALRDLQKGLQLGMPLSRPMQVIASGAHELRVTGPSTTMRVFYYVKLADAIVVFHAFQKKTQKTPKRELITGRQRLKEVLHGDS is encoded by the coding sequence GTGAAGTCGATCGTCTTTCATCCGAAGGCGTTGGAGTATATCCGTGATGAGGATCCTGCCATCCGGCGGGAGATCGGAGAAGCTCTCCGGGACCTTCAAAAGGGTCTGCAGCTGGGCATGCCCCTGAGTAGACCGATGCAGGTAATAGCGTCGGGGGCACATGAGCTGCGAGTAACGGGGCCATCCACTACGATGCGAGTGTTCTACTATGTCAAGCTGGCTGACGCAATCGTGGTGTTTCATGCATTTCAGAAGAAGACGCAGAAGACTCCCAAGCGCGAGTTGATCACAGGCCGACAGCGATTGAAGGAGGTGTTACATGGCGACAGCTAA
- a CDS encoding BrnA antitoxin family protein, with protein sequence MRRVGRPASGMAKQLIAIRLSPKLLSQLRKMAAKQGKPYQSLIHELLAKAAAKAA encoded by the coding sequence ATGCGTCGAGTCGGCCGGCCGGCCAGCGGCATGGCCAAGCAGTTGATCGCCATTCGTCTGTCCCCGAAACTTCTGAGCCAGCTGCGCAAGATGGCTGCCAAGCAGGGGAAGCCGTATCAATCCTTGATTCATGAACTTCTAGCGAAAGCGGCCGCAAAAGCTGCGTAG
- a CDS encoding BrnT family toxin, translating to MGAELRQRGEGPQTRQPAGSRAPGSATDRSASIGQSLSGRILFVVYTIRRRDHEKETIRLISARQASRKERQAYTGLAN from the coding sequence GTGGGTGCTGAGCTTCGGCAGCGGGGTGAAGGTCCTCAAACCCGACAGCCTGCGGGAAGCCGTGCGCCAGGAAGCGCAACGGATCGCAGCGCAAGTATAGGCCAATCTCTGTCAGGGCGAATCTTGTTTGTGGTGTATACGATACGAAGGAGAGACCATGAGAAAGAAACCATCCGGCTCATCAGCGCAAGGCAGGCGAGTCGAAAAGAGCGTCAAGCATATACCGGACTCGCAAATTGA
- a CDS encoding transcriptional regulator, which yields MARNDQAVRLLVVLKQLEASRQGLTLEQLAESLAPGSTRHPRTLRRDLAALEEAGYPLVTERINGQTCWRLMEGFRNVPGLRFSPSELMALTFSRRLITPLEGTELHTSLQSALGKAAAALPPQGVALVQQLDGTFSVGLGPHKRYRQHRETIDRLTRAITNATTVQIRYDSASRGRTTRREVDPYRLWYATGGLYLIAYCHLRREPRMFAVERIKSVTPTDHPYQMPLHFDLDAFVQDALTVMRGPRIEVELEFNRATAAWVKDRVWHATQGTKRTKSGGLRMTLSVADTRELIGWVLSFGSGVKVLKPDSLREAVRQEAQRIAAQV from the coding sequence ATGGCGCGCAACGATCAGGCGGTGCGTCTGTTGGTGGTGTTGAAGCAGTTGGAGGCGTCGCGGCAGGGCCTTACGCTGGAGCAGCTGGCTGAGTCGCTCGCGCCCGGCTCCACCCGGCATCCTCGCACCCTTCGTCGCGACCTCGCCGCGCTGGAAGAGGCGGGCTACCCCCTCGTCACCGAACGCATCAACGGTCAGACCTGCTGGCGGCTCATGGAGGGATTTCGAAACGTCCCCGGGTTGCGCTTCTCCCCCTCTGAGCTGATGGCGCTGACCTTCAGCCGTCGGCTCATTACCCCGCTGGAAGGCACCGAACTCCACACCTCTCTGCAGTCTGCCTTAGGCAAGGCCGCCGCCGCGCTGCCGCCGCAGGGCGTGGCCTTGGTCCAACAGCTCGACGGCACCTTCAGCGTGGGCCTCGGTCCGCACAAACGGTATCGGCAACATCGCGAAACCATCGACCGCCTCACCAGAGCCATCACCAACGCCACGACCGTGCAGATCCGTTACGATTCCGCCTCGCGCGGCCGCACGACCAGGCGCGAAGTGGATCCCTATCGGCTCTGGTACGCGACCGGCGGCCTCTACCTCATTGCCTACTGCCACCTGCGACGCGAGCCGCGCATGTTCGCCGTGGAGCGGATCAAGTCCGTCACGCCCACCGACCATCCCTATCAGATGCCGCTGCATTTCGATCTCGACGCCTTCGTGCAGGATGCGCTGACCGTCATGCGCGGGCCGCGCATCGAGGTGGAATTGGAGTTCAACAGGGCCACCGCCGCCTGGGTGAAGGATCGCGTCTGGCATGCCACACAGGGGACCAAACGCACCAAAAGCGGCGGTCTGCGGATGACCCTCTCCGTGGCCGATACGAGAGAGCTGATCGGGTGGGTGCTGAGCTTCGGCAGCGGGGTGAAGGTCCTCAAACCCGACAGCCTGCGGGAAGCCGTGCGCCAGGAAGCGCAACGGATCGCAGCGCAAGTATAG
- a CDS encoding FAD-binding oxidoreductase, with amino-acid sequence MTLILPNTSSVVVSDLRQLLGQAKVWNDVPTLTAYAVDASIYRMQPQAVVLAEHEGDIDTVVRFAVERGIPLTPRAAGTNLTGSAIGSGIILDISKMNRILDVNEEERRARVQPGIVLAELNKQLGRRNLLFGPDPSSGDMCKLGGMLANNSAGPHTLIYGSVKDNVQAMRVCLPSGSWLSASSMNLNDPELDQTLAAHPSLKLILDLVQRQRGLIDGKKPTVSKNSCGYNLFGLADGLSRDVFDLPKLFVGSEGTLGVVSEAMLRLVPKPQGTLTALIHFRRLEEVGEAVPHLLSLRPSALEVMDANTLNLIGRSAHGIPADAAATLLAELDSSEGEADLRERADQMAAICGRYQLCGDLTIAYDKEQRDQLWKARKALYPTLYRFDPRKKPINFVDDVVVPATRISELIRYLETFFEGQHVPVAIFGHIGNGNAHITPLLDVNDRQDFDKMVQAYHEIHSAVLSRFEGSICGEHGDGRVRAEYVRKMFGDELYQLFVQVKQTIDPANVMNPGIKISETPFTEHIDYQRLSKSCATCAKCNSVCPVYDVFQSEDMSSRGWFEIVTAKDYSYLDSKRVVEACLNCKSCRTICPAGVDVSELILQRRAENPNQGSRWLFALQAKLPVFEAILKLLARTQSWWDRPAPRGLLERLAAPVMKRIASTAKLPADMVLPKLATIHLRDRYPELTQPSKSKTGPRVAYFHGCAANYFDDGVGDAVISVLRKHQVEPELPPQRCSGTPIETYGHLDLVKDNARFNLQSLAGYDQVVTGCASCTLMLKEYKKFFESGPEQQAAEALAKKVLHITEFVARSDRHPPMGTPQGQGGKVTYHSSCHLRAAGVTKEPRQLLKQLPGSDYVEMTDADRCAGGAGTYIVKDYDTSQKVFDRKRRNIEQSGAETVATSCPACMIQLSNGMRGRVAVKHVAQLLKDAYEAGAATETGSGAGQ; translated from the coding sequence ATGACCCTCATCCTTCCTAACACCTCATCCGTCGTCGTCAGCGACCTTCGGCAACTCCTCGGACAGGCGAAGGTCTGGAACGATGTGCCTACGCTGACCGCCTACGCCGTCGATGCCAGCATTTACCGGATGCAGCCGCAAGCCGTCGTGCTCGCGGAGCATGAAGGCGACATCGATACCGTCGTGCGATTTGCGGTGGAGCGGGGCATCCCCCTCACGCCGCGCGCCGCCGGTACTAATCTCACCGGCTCCGCGATCGGTTCCGGCATCATCCTGGATATCTCCAAGATGAACCGCATCCTCGACGTGAATGAGGAGGAACGCCGGGCCCGTGTGCAGCCGGGGATCGTCCTGGCGGAATTGAACAAGCAACTCGGGCGCCGCAATCTCCTCTTCGGTCCCGACCCGTCCAGCGGCGACATGTGCAAGCTCGGGGGCATGCTCGCCAACAATTCGGCCGGGCCCCACACCCTCATCTATGGTTCCGTGAAAGACAACGTTCAGGCCATGCGTGTCTGCCTGCCGTCCGGCTCCTGGCTCTCCGCTTCCTCGATGAACCTGAACGATCCTGAGTTGGATCAGACCCTCGCGGCCCATCCGTCGCTCAAGTTGATCCTCGACCTCGTCCAGCGGCAGCGCGGCCTGATCGACGGCAAGAAGCCGACGGTGAGCAAGAACAGTTGCGGGTATAACTTGTTCGGCCTTGCTGACGGGCTGAGTCGCGATGTCTTCGATCTCCCCAAACTGTTCGTCGGCAGTGAGGGTACGTTGGGAGTGGTGAGCGAAGCGATGCTTCGTCTCGTGCCGAAACCACAGGGCACGTTGACGGCGTTGATCCACTTTCGCCGTCTCGAAGAAGTCGGGGAAGCGGTGCCGCATCTGTTAAGCCTCCGGCCGAGCGCACTGGAAGTCATGGATGCGAACACGCTGAATTTGATCGGCCGGTCGGCGCATGGCATTCCCGCCGATGCCGCCGCCACCCTGCTGGCCGAACTGGACAGCAGCGAAGGCGAAGCCGATCTGCGTGAACGGGCCGATCAAATGGCTGCCATCTGCGGGCGTTATCAACTGTGCGGCGACCTCACCATTGCCTACGACAAGGAGCAGCGCGACCAACTCTGGAAAGCGCGCAAGGCCTTGTACCCCACACTCTATCGCTTCGATCCGCGCAAGAAGCCGATCAACTTCGTGGACGACGTGGTCGTGCCCGCCACGCGGATCAGCGAGTTGATCCGCTACCTGGAAACCTTCTTCGAGGGCCAGCATGTGCCGGTGGCGATCTTCGGCCATATCGGTAACGGCAACGCCCACATCACGCCCCTGCTCGACGTGAACGACCGGCAGGATTTCGACAAGATGGTGCAGGCCTACCACGAGATTCACAGCGCGGTGCTCTCGCGGTTCGAGGGGTCCATTTGCGGCGAACATGGCGACGGCCGCGTGCGGGCGGAATATGTGCGCAAGATGTTCGGTGATGAGTTGTATCAACTCTTCGTGCAGGTGAAGCAGACGATCGATCCGGCGAACGTGATGAACCCCGGCATCAAGATCAGCGAGACGCCCTTCACCGAACACATCGACTACCAGCGCCTCTCGAAATCCTGTGCGACCTGCGCGAAGTGCAACTCCGTCTGTCCGGTCTACGACGTCTTCCAGTCGGAAGACATGAGCTCGCGCGGCTGGTTCGAAATCGTCACGGCGAAGGACTACAGCTACCTCGACTCGAAGCGGGTGGTGGAGGCCTGCTTGAACTGTAAATCCTGCCGCACGATCTGTCCGGCCGGGGTGGATGTGTCGGAGCTGATCCTCCAGCGGCGCGCCGAGAATCCCAACCAGGGCTCGCGCTGGCTCTTTGCCCTACAGGCGAAATTGCCGGTATTTGAAGCGATACTTAAACTATTGGCCAGGACGCAATCGTGGTGGGATCGGCCCGCTCCACGCGGTCTGCTCGAACGGCTGGCCGCGCCGGTGATGAAACGCATCGCCTCCACGGCCAAACTCCCGGCGGACATGGTCCTGCCCAAACTCGCGACGATCCATCTGCGCGACCGGTATCCGGAGTTGACGCAACCCTCGAAGTCCAAGACCGGCCCCCGCGTCGCGTACTTTCACGGCTGCGCGGCGAACTACTTCGACGACGGGGTGGGGGACGCGGTCATTTCTGTCCTGCGCAAACATCAGGTCGAACCGGAACTTCCGCCGCAGCGTTGTTCCGGAACGCCGATCGAAACTTACGGGCATCTGGATCTGGTGAAGGACAACGCTCGCTTCAATCTGCAGTCCCTGGCGGGCTATGATCAGGTCGTCACGGGTTGCGCCTCCTGCACGCTGATGCTCAAGGAATACAAAAAGTTTTTCGAGAGCGGGCCGGAACAGCAGGCGGCGGAGGCGTTGGCGAAGAAGGTGCTCCACATCACGGAATTCGTGGCGCGCTCCGACCGGCATCCACCGATGGGGACGCCGCAAGGCCAGGGCGGGAAGGTGACCTACCATTCGTCCTGTCACCTGCGAGCCGCCGGGGTGACCAAGGAGCCGCGGCAGTTGCTCAAACAATTGCCGGGATCGGACTATGTGGAGATGACCGATGCCGACCGCTGCGCGGGCGGGGCCGGCACCTACATCGTCAAGGACTACGACACCTCGCAAAAAGTCTTCGACCGGAAGCGGCGGAATATCGAGCAGAGCGGGGCGGAGACGGTGGCCACCAGTTGCCCGGCCTGCATGATTCAGCTCAGCAACGGCATGCGCGGCCGCGTGGCCGTAAAACATGTGGCGCAATTACTCAAGGACGCCTATGAGGCGGGGGCTGCCACCGAGACAGGATCAGGAGCGGGCCAATGA